The genomic region AGCGGCTGGCTGAGGGCTCTCGCACCATCACCACCTTGGGGTAGGCGATGAAGAACCCCATGCGCTCCAGGTTGCGTTGGGAGGAGGTGCCCGGCAGGGTGCTGCTGGACGCCAGCGTGCAGCCGTGACGGACGGCCCAGTCCAGTCGCGCGGCGATCAGCGCCTGTTGGAGGCCCCGACCGCGGAAGCGCTCTCGCACCCCCGCCCCCGAGAGCGTCGCGACGCCCTCGTGGAGGGCCACCGTACCTCCCCCGGCGGGCTCTCCGTCCGCGAGCGCGATGAAGCAGGTCGTGCCGGGCATCGACGTCATGGGCAACATGAGCGTGGCCTCTTCCTCCGACAGCTCCTCGCGTCCCAGGAAGGCGCTGGCCACCGTGCGCGCGAGCGCCCTGGCCTCATGAGGGTGGATGGGGCGTGCCTCGACCTGAGGAGACTCGGGCCAGCGGTGGGTCAGCTCGCGCACGAGGACCTGCTGGAACTCGCTCACGCGGTAGCCGCGCCGTGCCAGCTCCTGGGCGAGGGAAGGGTGGGCGAAGGGGAGCAGCTCGATGGGAATGGCACCGCCACCG from Hyalangium gracile harbors:
- a CDS encoding GNAT family N-acetyltransferase, translating into MQPSPPLTRPAVDLGLARRVELAQAAQNRTATPPEGILEVAGGFALFHGPGSPLTQAIALGLDGPVSPADLDRVEAHLGRGGGAIPIELLPFAHPSLAQELARRGYRVSEFQQVLVRELTHRWPESPQVEARPIHPHEARALARTVASAFLGREELSEEEATLMLPMTSMPGTTCFIALADGEPAGGGTVALHEGVATLSGAGVRERFRGRGLQQALIAARLDWAVRHGCTLASSSTLPGTSSQRNLERMGFFIAYPKVVMVREPSASR